A region of Bifidobacteriaceae bacterium DNA encodes the following proteins:
- a CDS encoding TIGR03936 family radical SAM-associated protein, translating to MPSTPAPPPAVQTLALRYAKRGPLRFASHRVIQRVFERAVRRAGLPIAFSAGFTPHPRISYLGAAPTGAASEAEYLLIRLTEHRPPDWAASSLNAAMPRDLPIITAVTWDSAIHGDLGEQLAASLWRIELGRADPARAGMAAERFLACDSYAARRIRPGPAEALGGAAGPGSKPARPRPGRGDAKPNREVEVRGNTLALQADAVAATGFEPSCAILDVVLRHATPAVRPDDVIAALVAHGLEIGSPPRATRLAQGEYSVEAGAVTDPFSRMRT from the coding sequence ATGCCGTCCACCCCGGCTCCCCCGCCCGCCGTCCAAACGCTCGCCTTGCGTTACGCCAAGCGCGGACCGCTGCGGTTCGCCTCGCACCGCGTGATTCAGCGGGTCTTCGAGCGGGCCGTCCGCCGCGCCGGGCTGCCGATCGCCTTTTCCGCCGGGTTCACGCCGCACCCCAGGATCTCTTACTTGGGGGCCGCTCCGACCGGCGCCGCCAGCGAGGCCGAGTACCTGCTGATCCGCTTGACGGAGCACCGGCCGCCCGACTGGGCGGCAAGCTCGCTCAACGCGGCCATGCCCCGCGACCTGCCCATAATCACGGCTGTGACCTGGGATTCAGCCATCCACGGCGACCTGGGCGAACAACTGGCCGCTTCCCTGTGGCGGATTGAGCTGGGCCGGGCCGACCCGGCCCGCGCGGGGATGGCCGCAGAGCGCTTCCTGGCCTGCGACAGCTACGCCGCCCGGCGCATCCGGCCCGGCCCGGCCGAGGCCCTTGGCGGCGCGGCCGGACCGGGCTCCAAACCTGCGCGCCCCCGCCCCGGACGCGGGGACGCCAAGCCCAACCGCGAGGTCGAAGTGCGCGGAAACACACTGGCTTTGCAGGCGGACGCCGTGGCGGCGACTGGTTTCGAGCCGTCGTGTGCCATACTGGACGTGGTTTTGCGGCATGCCACGCCTGCCGTCAGACCAGACGATGTCATCGCCGCCCTTGTGGCGCACGGCCTTGAAATTGGATCGCCACCCCGTGCGACCCGGCTGGCCCAAGGTGAGTATTCGGTCGAGGCAGGGGCCGTGACGGACCCCTTCTCCCGGATGCGGACGTAG
- a CDS encoding TIGR03960 family B12-binding radical SAM protein, with amino-acid sequence MTRPQDPRPESLWPRIEALLSHVQGPVQYLGGEVNSQVKPWNLDAQQTVRWVLAFPDAYTVAVPNQGVQMLYEILNERPDALAERAYTPWPDMERAMAGAGVPWFTVDSHLPVREFDVVGVSLSTELGYTNLLTCLSLAGLEIHAANRSETDPIVIAGGHCAFNPEPLADFIDGAVLGDGEEVVGAITDVIGAWKGEGRPGGRDGLLRRLAELDLVYVPALYRVNYDPATGQIAQVAPRNPAVPARPAKKTVLDLDEWQYPKAPLVPFAETVHERASVEIFRGCLRGCRFCQAGMITRPVRERSAEVVRQMARRALDATGFDEVGLLSLSSADHSQIAAMAKTMADEYQGSQTGLSLPSTRVDAFNIELARELVRGGRRPGLTFAPEGGSERIRRVINKQVTEADLIDTVTTAFGQGWRSVKLYFMCGLPTEEEADVTQIAELARRVIETGRRATGSKDISCTISIGPFVPKPHTPFQWAGQCPPAVVDARLAALRQAVAAQGRLGRSIAIRSAPGRPAMLEGLLSRGDRRVGAVIERAWRAGARFDGWREHLDLDLWEAAARAELEPRGLSLDWYTTRQRDYEEILPWDHLDAGLDRDWLWDDWVAAIGGEGVEDCRWSSCYDCGVCTTLGAEIQLAEWL; translated from the coding sequence ATGACCCGTCCGCAGGACCCGCGCCCGGAGTCGCTGTGGCCTCGAATCGAGGCCCTGCTCAGCCACGTCCAAGGACCCGTCCAATACTTGGGCGGCGAGGTGAACTCGCAGGTCAAGCCGTGGAACTTGGACGCCCAACAAACCGTCCGGTGGGTGCTCGCCTTCCCCGACGCCTACACGGTCGCAGTCCCCAACCAGGGCGTCCAAATGCTCTACGAGATCCTCAACGAGCGCCCCGACGCCCTGGCCGAACGGGCCTACACGCCATGGCCGGACATGGAGCGCGCCATGGCGGGAGCGGGCGTCCCCTGGTTCACCGTGGACTCGCACCTCCCCGTCCGCGAATTCGACGTTGTCGGCGTGTCGCTTTCGACCGAGCTCGGCTACACCAACCTGCTGACCTGCCTGAGCCTGGCCGGGTTGGAAATCCACGCCGCCAACCGCTCCGAAACCGACCCGATCGTCATTGCGGGCGGCCACTGCGCCTTCAATCCCGAGCCGCTGGCCGACTTCATTGACGGCGCGGTGCTCGGGGACGGCGAGGAGGTGGTGGGCGCCATCACGGACGTGATCGGCGCCTGGAAAGGCGAGGGACGCCCCGGCGGACGCGACGGCCTGCTGCGGCGCCTGGCCGAACTGGACTTGGTCTACGTGCCAGCCCTGTACCGGGTCAACTATGACCCGGCCACCGGGCAGATCGCGCAAGTCGCCCCGAGGAATCCCGCCGTTCCCGCCCGGCCGGCCAAGAAGACCGTCCTCGACCTGGACGAATGGCAATACCCCAAGGCACCTTTGGTGCCGTTCGCCGAAACGGTCCACGAGCGCGCCTCCGTGGAGATCTTTCGCGGCTGTCTGCGCGGCTGCCGCTTCTGCCAGGCGGGCATGATCACCCGCCCGGTGCGCGAGCGCAGCGCCGAAGTGGTCCGCCAAATGGCGCGGCGGGCGCTGGACGCCACCGGCTTCGACGAGGTGGGGCTGCTGTCGCTGTCCTCGGCCGACCATTCCCAGATCGCGGCAATGGCCAAGACGATGGCCGACGAGTACCAGGGCTCGCAGACGGGCCTGTCGCTGCCGTCCACCAGGGTGGACGCCTTCAACATTGAACTGGCCCGCGAGCTGGTCCGGGGCGGGCGCCGGCCAGGGCTGACCTTCGCCCCCGAAGGGGGCAGCGAACGGATTCGCCGCGTCATCAACAAGCAAGTCACCGAAGCCGACCTGATCGACACTGTGACCACCGCGTTTGGCCAAGGCTGGCGATCCGTCAAGCTCTATTTCATGTGCGGGTTGCCGACGGAGGAAGAGGCGGACGTCACTCAGATCGCCGAATTGGCCCGGCGGGTGATCGAGACGGGGCGGCGCGCCACCGGCAGCAAGGACATCTCCTGCACCATCTCGATCGGTCCGTTTGTGCCCAAGCCGCACACGCCGTTCCAATGGGCCGGGCAGTGCCCGCCCGCGGTGGTGGACGCGCGCTTGGCCGCCCTGAGGCAGGCCGTGGCCGCGCAAGGGCGTCTGGGCCGCTCCATCGCGATTCGCTCGGCGCCCGGCCGGCCGGCCATGTTGGAGGGGCTGCTGTCACGAGGCGACCGCCGGGTCGGGGCGGTCATAGAGCGCGCCTGGCGCGCCGGCGCCCGGTTTGACGGCTGGCGGGAGCACCTGGACCTGGACCTGTGGGAGGCCGCCGCCAGAGCCGAACTGGAGCCGCGGGGGCTCTCGCTCGACTGGTACACCACCCGCCAGCGCGACTACGAGGAGATCCTCCCCTGGGACCACCTGGACGCGGGACTGGACCGCGACTGGCTGTGGGATGACTGGGTGGCCGCGATCGGCGGCGAAGGCGTGGAGGACTGCCGGTGGTCGAGTTGCTACGACTGCGGCGTCTGCACCACGCTCGGCGCGGAAATCCAGTTGGCGGAGTGGCTGTGA
- a CDS encoding Rne/Rng family ribonuclease, giving the protein MSEEQPQLPIELPEMPKRAPRRATRAQAAPDFKALDQLVDLSAAESKHSERLAEDGGKAAKASGSARSRRAKAAAGRGTPEAAAPGADSAGASGPAPDLAAAVAAALTADQPKGRPSRSRRAGAPAGQPAAGQFAVGQFALDKASAPDTAPAMSQTPAADQAPARDSAPEPDQARAADQAPSRAARSRRAKAAAQPAGGEALEPGADRGLAAAVAAALTPGQPEKPASRSRRAKAPAGQPAPAAEAGPDAHPAAAEPAVQPSRSRRAKAPAGTPEPNQASAATAAATPVVAKAGSSRSRRAKAGTAADSPPPADQADPQTAAGEPPAPVGGRPPMAALLFQAPVLSPSPTRRRAAEPDEDLAADELADAGAAAPPSAGKAGETAGRARSTGRGGRGRGAAKAGSGLGEAETGDERTASGTGGKSARGPKAEPAGGAEGAGQGEPAEAAEEGEESGSRRRRRRTRTGRKGEAGGESAGEGVTALAGSTRLEAKRQRRKEGRETGRRRIQITEAEFLARRESVERRMVVRERDGRTQIAVLEDGVLVEHYVARRTQHSMVGNVYLGRVQNVLPSMEAAFVDIGRGRNAVLYAGEVNWDAAGLEGQPRRIEQALSSGDAVMVQVTKDPIGHKGSRLTSQITLAGRYLVFVPDGSMTGISRKLPEAERQRLKKLLKEIVPDGSGVIVRTAAEGASDAELRADVERLAAAWAKIQQKAATAQAPALLKGEPDLAIRVVRDIFNADFTSLTVSGPQAWDDISGYLQEVAPELCDRVERWTSDQDVFAADRIDEQLAKGMDRKVWLPSGGSLVIDRTEAMSVIDVNTGKFTGAGGTLEETVTRNNLEAAEEIVRQLRLRDIGGIIVIDFIDMVLESNRDLVLRRLVEALARDRTRHQVAEVTSLGLVQMTRKRVGQGLVEAFSETCEACGGRGFIVHADPVERSHGGSGSGSGGSGGSSADGGDGGSKRKKRGGKKHRKKGADAAGSDRSDARGNGGGPSGDGNGALVLAQTPPEAKATLASIAAAAAASRETAATKAQAKTPDADADPTAA; this is encoded by the coding sequence GTGTCTGAAGAACAACCGCAGCTTCCAATCGAGCTGCCTGAAATGCCCAAGCGCGCACCCAGGCGCGCGACGCGCGCCCAAGCGGCGCCCGATTTCAAAGCGCTGGACCAGCTGGTCGACCTCAGCGCCGCCGAATCCAAGCATTCCGAGCGTCTCGCCGAAGACGGCGGCAAAGCCGCCAAGGCTTCCGGGTCGGCCCGCTCACGGCGGGCCAAGGCCGCGGCGGGGCGGGGAACGCCCGAGGCGGCGGCGCCCGGCGCGGACTCGGCGGGCGCCTCAGGGCCAGCCCCGGACTTGGCGGCGGCGGTCGCCGCCGCTCTCACGGCAGACCAGCCCAAAGGCCGACCCAGCCGGTCGCGCAGGGCCGGGGCGCCGGCGGGCCAACCCGCGGCGGGCCAATTCGCAGTGGGCCAATTCGCTTTGGACAAAGCGAGTGCGCCGGACACGGCACCGGCAATGAGCCAGACGCCCGCAGCGGACCAAGCGCCCGCGAGGGATTCGGCGCCCGAGCCGGACCAGGCGCGGGCCGCAGACCAGGCCCCGAGCCGAGCCGCCCGCTCACGGCGGGCCAAAGCGGCGGCCCAGCCCGCAGGGGGCGAAGCGCTTGAACCCGGCGCCGACCGGGGTCTCGCGGCGGCGGTCGCCGCCGCCCTGACGCCCGGCCAACCCGAGAAGCCAGCCAGCCGGTCACGGCGGGCCAAGGCGCCCGCGGGCCAACCGGCGCCAGCCGCTGAGGCAGGGCCAGACGCTCACCCGGCCGCGGCTGAGCCCGCTGTCCAGCCCAGCCGGTCGCGGCGGGCGAAGGCCCCGGCGGGCACGCCGGAGCCGAACCAGGCTTCGGCGGCCACTGCCGCCGCTACGCCCGTGGTGGCCAAAGCCGGCTCCAGCCGCTCGCGCCGGGCCAAGGCGGGCACGGCGGCTGATTCGCCGCCTCCGGCCGACCAGGCCGACCCCCAGACGGCCGCGGGCGAGCCGCCCGCGCCGGTGGGCGGGCGTCCGCCCATGGCGGCGCTTCTCTTCCAAGCCCCGGTGCTGTCCCCGTCCCCCACCCGGCGCCGCGCGGCCGAACCGGACGAGGACCTAGCGGCTGACGAGTTGGCCGACGCCGGCGCGGCGGCGCCGCCCAGCGCCGGCAAAGCCGGCGAAACAGCCGGCCGCGCGCGTTCGACGGGCCGCGGCGGACGCGGTCGCGGGGCCGCCAAAGCCGGTTCGGGCCTTGGCGAGGCGGAAACGGGCGACGAGCGAACGGCATCGGGCACCGGCGGGAAAAGCGCCCGCGGACCGAAAGCCGAGCCGGCGGGCGGGGCCGAGGGCGCCGGGCAGGGCGAACCGGCCGAGGCGGCCGAAGAGGGAGAAGAGTCCGGTTCGCGGCGGCGCCGGCGGCGCACCCGGACCGGCCGCAAAGGCGAAGCCGGCGGGGAAAGCGCGGGCGAAGGGGTCACCGCGCTGGCGGGGTCGACGCGTCTGGAAGCCAAGCGCCAGCGCCGCAAAGAAGGCCGCGAGACCGGGCGGCGGCGCATCCAAATCACCGAGGCTGAGTTCTTGGCCCGGCGCGAATCGGTCGAACGCCGCATGGTGGTCCGGGAACGGGACGGCCGCACCCAGATCGCGGTCCTGGAGGACGGCGTGCTCGTCGAGCATTACGTGGCCCGGCGGACGCAGCATTCCATGGTGGGCAACGTCTACCTGGGGCGGGTCCAAAACGTGCTGCCGTCAATGGAGGCGGCGTTCGTGGACATCGGCCGGGGGCGCAACGCCGTCCTCTACGCGGGCGAGGTCAACTGGGACGCGGCCGGCCTGGAGGGCCAGCCCCGCCGGATAGAGCAGGCCCTGTCCTCCGGAGACGCGGTCATGGTGCAAGTCACCAAGGACCCAATCGGCCACAAGGGCTCCCGCCTGACCTCGCAGATCACATTGGCCGGGCGTTACCTGGTGTTCGTGCCGGACGGGTCCATGACGGGCATCTCCCGCAAACTGCCGGAGGCGGAACGCCAGCGGCTGAAGAAACTGCTCAAGGAGATCGTGCCGGACGGCTCCGGCGTGATCGTCCGGACGGCCGCCGAGGGCGCCTCTGACGCGGAACTGCGCGCGGACGTCGAGAGGCTGGCCGCCGCCTGGGCGAAGATCCAGCAAAAGGCCGCCACCGCGCAGGCCCCCGCGCTTTTGAAGGGCGAACCGGACCTCGCCATCCGCGTGGTGCGGGACATCTTCAACGCCGACTTCACCTCCCTGACCGTCTCCGGCCCCCAGGCCTGGGACGACATCAGCGGCTACCTGCAAGAGGTCGCGCCGGAACTGTGCGACCGCGTTGAGCGCTGGACCTCAGATCAGGACGTGTTCGCCGCGGACCGGATCGACGAGCAGTTGGCGAAGGGCATGGACCGCAAGGTCTGGCTGCCCTCCGGCGGCTCGCTGGTGATCGACCGGACCGAGGCGATGAGCGTGATCGACGTCAACACCGGCAAGTTCACCGGGGCTGGCGGCACCCTTGAGGAGACCGTCACCCGCAACAACCTGGAGGCCGCGGAGGAGATCGTGCGGCAGCTGCGGCTGCGGGACATCGGCGGGATCATTGTGATCGACTTCATCGACATGGTTCTCGAATCGAACCGCGATCTGGTGCTGCGGCGCCTGGTCGAAGCGCTGGCCCGCGACCGCACCCGCCACCAGGTGGCCGAGGTGACGTCGCTCGGCTTGGTCCAGATGACCCGCAAACGGGTTGGCCAGGGCCTCGTGGAGGCCTTCTCCGAGACCTGCGAGGCCTGCGGCGGCCGGGGATTCATTGTCCACGCCGATCCGGTGGAGCGCTCGCACGGAGGCTCGGGTTCGGGCTCCGGGGGCTCCGGCGGTTCCAGCGCGGACGGCGGCGACGGCGGATCGAAGCGCAAGAAGCGCGGCGGCAAGAAGCACCGGAAGAAGGGCGCCGATGCCGCCGGGTCGGATCGCTCCGACGCCCGCGGCAACGGCGGTGGCCCCTCAGGCGACGGCAACGGCGCTTTGGTGCTCGCCCAGACGCCGCCGGAGGCCAAGGCCACGCTGGCGTCGATCGCCGCCGCGGCTGCCGCGTCCCGCGAGACGGCCGCGACGAAGGCCCAGGCCAAGACCCCGGACGCCGACGCGGACCCCACGGCCGCCTGA